The following is a genomic window from Ancylomarina subtilis.
AACTCTTCTGCTAATCCAACAATTTGTTCAAATTGAGTTTTCTTAAAAATATAGAACGCATCTTCCCAGAAAACACAATCAATTTGTTTATCCAAATTTACTGTTTCACCATGTAATAACTCTAACTTATTGCTCTTAGTACTAAAGTAAGTACGAATAGAATTCATTTTTCCTTTTTTACTCCCCTTTTTTTCATCAATAGCCACTTTCCCTGAAAGAATTTTACGAAACGTATATATCCATTCGCCCTCATTATCAAAACCAACACAATAAGCCCACATCTCCTCATCAAGAACAATAGATTCTATATTTTGAATTGTCTTAATTTTAGATTTTTTGGGTAGAACATTATAAATGACATCAGCAAATGATAAAGCTTTCGTTTTCATCTGATAAGTGAAAATTTGCTGAGTATCATCGGAGATCACATCATAATCTGAGACTTCAAAATTCTTTTTATGCATAAACTCTAACTGATCAACTGTCAAGTCATATAAATGTTCTCTTATATCAGGATTAACATCTACTCGATATAACTTATAGTCAAACTTATCCATTGATTTTGCCGATTTTTTCAACCCTTTTTTCAAAACCCTAGTTATAAAATATAATTGCAGGTTCTTAGGTGTGAGATCCTGAATCGTTTCAAGTAAATTCTCA
Proteins encoded in this region:
- a CDS encoding Kiwa anti-phage protein KwaB-like domain-containing protein, producing the protein MIENLLETIQDLTPKNLQLYFITRVLKKGLKKSAKSMDKFDYKLYRVDVNPDIREHLYDLTVDQLEFMHKKNFEVSDYDVISDDTQQIFTYQMKTKALSFADVIYNVLPKKSKIKTIQNIESIVLDEEMWAYCVGFDNEGEWIYTFRKILSGKVAIDEKKGSKKGKMNSIRTYFSTKSNKLELLHGETVNLDKQIDCVFWEDAFYIFKKTQFEQIVGLAEEFKKVAEDVVESLKNSNMIEGVELISKEVAETPSIHKKLVRLQKTGNADNITTESIALMRQVGKEFNLELKCKDGKIQIEDKNDIDVALKLLCDYYKEGKVSGKNYGTYAGKQLPVN